The DNA sequence GCCAAGCAGCAAGAATGGAGCTTGCCAGTTCCAATGCTCCGCCATCCAGCCGGCCAGCGCCCCGCCCCCAATGGTGCCGGCGTAAACGCTCGTTTGATGAATGCTCATCGCTCGCGACCGCGTGCGCGTGGAGTGGTAATCGCTCACCAGCGACATGGAGGCGGGAAAGTAAAACGTCTCCCCTAGTCCCTCGCTCGCTCGCACCGCCACAAACTGCCAAGATCGCGTGCACAGCGCCGTAAACCCGGTGATCGCGCTCCACGCGTACAGGCCCGCCAAGATCACCACCTTGCGCGGAAAGCGGTCGCTCACCTGCCCTGCCATCGGCGCCGTCAGCGCGTATACCCACATAAACGCCGATACGATCATCCCTTGCTCGGTCTTGCTGAATCCGTACTCCTTCTCCAGCACGGGCAGAATCGACGAGATCGCCTGCCGATCCGCGTAATTGAAAAAGCAAATGAACCACAGCATGCCCACCACGGCCCATTTGTAGTTCGGTCCCACGCTCTGGCGAGGAGCGATCGTCGGTGCGGCCAAGCGTGTCACAGGCGGCTCCTGGCGGTTCTGGCGAATCGTAGTAAGCGAGTATTGTGACCGCCGCGCCGCTGGCCGGCTACCGCGTGGCGCAATAAAAAGGCCCACCCGATTTCTCAGGTGGGCCGTGGAATCGATTGGATCGGTTCGCCTCTAGATCGTCTTCAAGTACTCCATCACGGCAGTCTTCTCCTCTTCGCTCAGCGCGTCGGGGAAGGTGTGCCCCTCCGTGCTCTTGCCGAACAAACGCGAGTCGAAATAAGTCCGCTTTTCCTTGGCGCTGGTCACTTCGGCCGGCAAATCGTCCATCTCCGCCACCTCCAGGCCCACACGCTTGGAGTCGTAGCCATCCTCGGTGCGCTTCCAAACTACCGGGCGCTGATCGCTATGGAACATGTGCCACAGCGTCGGAACCGATCCGTTGTGCAGATACGGCGCCGATGCCCAAATGCCGTTCAGCGGCTGCGCCACATACCCCTGTGGATCGCAAATCCCTTTTTTCTCGCCGTGGTTCGAGAACCAACCTTCCTCGTATCCCTTGCGCATCTCATAGGTCAACGAGTCGAGCCGAGCGCGATCGGTGCCCACTTCATCGATCGATACGATCTTTTGCGGGAACGCCGAACCATCGTCGTAGCGGCCATGACATTTCGCGCAATTGTTGTTGAAAATCTCGCGACCCGTGCCCGCCAGTTGTTGATTGACTTCAAACGGGTACTTCGGCGCCTCCAGAGATTCGACCCAGGCGAAGATCTCCTTGTAATCATTCTCCGCTTTGTGGAACACCTCGGGCCCATTCGAAAACACCATCATGAATTGCATCATCGCCCGATGTCCCTTCGCGGCAAATCCATCGGCGTACAAATGCGTCTTCCGCTTCATAATCCACCACGCCGGCGCGTCGTGGTCGTGATGCACCATCTTCGGCGTCGGGTATTCGGGATGAACGTTCAGATCGCGATCGCGGTACGCCCCCAGCAAGACGCCAAAGATAATCGCGTTGGTCGTGCCGTTCGATTTACCCAACGGAACAACCAGCGAGCCCAATTCGGTGGGGGGCACCCGTCGTTTCAATAAGCGCTTCGTCGAATAGATCTCTTGAAACAGCGTCTCCAGCGCGATGTGCGTGTTCGGCGCCCCCATAATGACTTGGCCGGCAACCTTACCGCCGTGACAAGCGAAGCAATTGAGCACCCAGCCCCCCTTGCCGTTGTCCGCATATTGCAGCGGAATGCCTCCTTCGCGGCCCGGCGCTTCGGTCAACCCGTAACGCGAGAACGCCATCTGGCGGCGCTCCTCGGGAGTCGCCTGCTCCGCCTTGGACTTGAGCGGCTCTTCCCACGTTTTCCAGAGATTGTCGAAAACCTCCTGGTCCAGTTGCGCCGGCACGTACTCGTTATTGAGCAGGTGCCGATAGCCTGCCGGGTAAGAATCCAAAGCCTGCGGGGTGGATGGAGTGTTCGCGGTATTGGCCAATTCCACGCCAAACGCGGCGCAGCATCCAATTCCCCAACCAAGGGCCAGTAGTTTAATGGTGTGCATTGCCGGTCGTCTCATGACCCACTCTCCAAGCTGTTCAATTACCGTCGGGAAACGACTAACTATTCTGATGGAAACGGTTTGCGTTGATTCCGCTAAGGTTTCTGACTTTTCGTTTCGCCAAC is a window from the Pirellulales bacterium genome containing:
- a CDS encoding c-type cytochrome, encoding MRRPAMHTIKLLALGWGIGCCAAFGVELANTANTPSTPQALDSYPAGYRHLLNNEYVPAQLDQEVFDNLWKTWEEPLKSKAEQATPEERRQMAFSRYGLTEAPGREGGIPLQYADNGKGGWVLNCFACHGGKVAGQVIMGAPNTHIALETLFQEIYSTKRLLKRRVPPTELGSLVVPLGKSNGTTNAIIFGVLLGAYRDRDLNVHPEYPTPKMVHHDHDAPAWWIMKRKTHLYADGFAAKGHRAMMQFMMVFSNGPEVFHKAENDYKEIFAWVESLEAPKYPFEVNQQLAGTGREIFNNNCAKCHGRYDDGSAFPQKIVSIDEVGTDRARLDSLTYEMRKGYEEGWFSNHGEKKGICDPQGYVAQPLNGIWASAPYLHNGSVPTLWHMFHSDQRPVVWKRTEDGYDSKRVGLEVAEMDDLPAEVTSAKEKRTYFDSRLFGKSTEGHTFPDALSEEEKTAVMEYLKTI